Proteins encoded together in one Pongo abelii isolate AG06213 chromosome 8, NHGRI_mPonAbe1-v2.0_pri, whole genome shotgun sequence window:
- the LOC134762064 gene encoding tigger transposable element-derived protein 2-like — translation MKNRKTLHRAKNEDLDPVLIEWIRQRSKDTPLTGLLVVKQARIYHEELNFEGECEYSGGWLQKFKKCLGIKYLKICGEKSSPDDEATENYIEEFAKVISDENLSPEQIYNADETALYRCYVPRKTLTMANKRATTDVKDTKQKLTVLECANAAGTHKIKLAVIGNSLYPRCLKGMHNLPVHYYAHKKASVMGNLFQLV, via the coding sequence atgaaaaatagaaaaacattgcATAGAGCCAAAAATGAAGATCTTGACCCTGTGTTGATTGAATGGATTCGACAAAGAAGTAAAGATACACCACTGACTGGTTTGTTGGTCGTGAAACAAGCTAGAATATACCATGAAGAACTGAACTTTGAAGGAGAGTGTGAATATTCAGGaggctggctgcagaaatttaaaaagtgtctTGGAATCAAGTATCTTAAAATCTGTGGTGAAAAATCTTCTCCTGATGATGAAGCTACTGAAAATTACATTGAGGAATTTGCTAAGGTAATATCTGATGAAAATCTTAGCCCTGAACAAATTTACAATGCTGATGAAACAGCTCTGTACCGGTGCTATGTTCCTAGAAAAACTTTAACAATGGCTAACAAAAGAGCAACAACAGATGTCAAAGATACCAAGCAAAAGTTAACTGTTCTTGAGTGTGCTAATGCTGCAGGCACACACAAGATAAAATTGGCAGTGATTGGAAATAGCCTATATCCAAGGTGTTTAAAAGGTATGCATAATTTACCTGTACATTATTATGCACACAAGAAAGCATCAGTAATGGGAAATCTTTTCCAACTGGTTTGA